The sequence below is a genomic window from Nocardia fluminea.
CCCTCGGCGACTTCGATTGTGTGGTCCGGCCCGACGGTGGTGTCGAACACGCGCAGTTCCGCCGCGTGCCGGTCGATGCCACCGGCCGTTCCGTGCGCTCGGACGTGGGTGGCGAGACCGGTGCGGCAGCCGCTGACGAGGTCGCGGCCGCCTTGCGTGACACCCTGACCGCCGTGATCTCCCAGGTCGCGGCCGTTTCGGGGGCCGGTGCTCCGGCGCTGTGGGCGGTGGTGTCCGACGCCATCGGCAACCGGGCGCTGGACGCGGGCTCACCGGACGCGGCGACCAGGCTGGCCGCGGACGTGGGCGCGCGCCTACCCGCGCCACGGTTCGTCACCGTCGCGGGCCGTACCTTCGTCCGCCGCGCCTCGTGCTGCCTGGTGTACGAAGCGCCCGGTCGCGAGATGTGCACGAGCTGCCCGAAGCGTTCGCCCGACGACCGCGCGCAGCGGCTGGCACGTCTCTGAGCGGTCGGCGGTTGCCGCCGATCTCGTCAGCCGGGCGCCACACCGCGACACCGGGCGCATCGCCGGTCCTGGCTGGACGCGCGCACATGGGCAACGCGTGGGTACGGGCAAACCCGTCCCGGTCGTGACCGTCGGCCGCCCGACGAGATCGGCATGCGCCTGAGCCCGGCCGAGATTCCCGGGGAGGCGGGCTGCCCCGCGCGCGCTCCCGATAGCATGGGCGGGCGCAGGAAGGACCCTGCGAGAACTGCCGGATCGACCCGGCACCGAAGTCAAGGAGAGCATCCCCGTGACCACCTCTGCACCCATCAGCCCAGTCGCCCTCGTTCGAGTGCCGGCCGGGACTACGGCGGGCGCGGCGGTTCGGGAAGCGGGTCTGCCCACCAAGGGCCCCGACACCGTCGTGGTCGTGCGCGATGCCGACGGCGCGCTCAAGGA
It includes:
- a CDS encoding (2Fe-2S)-binding protein, producing MSTVPGHLLTDPAWVAARIDAMSRAWGTDAPRVAGTLWWCMVASTLVEQIAVAYAAGTPAPVAALGDFDCVVRPDGGVEHAQFRRVPVDATGRSVRSDVGGETGAAAADEVAAALRDTLTAVISQVAAVSGAGAPALWAVVSDAIGNRALDAGSPDAATRLAADVGARLPAPRFVTVAGRTFVRRASCCLVYEAPGREMCTSCPKRSPDDRAQRLARL